In the Epinephelus lanceolatus isolate andai-2023 chromosome 6, ASM4190304v1, whole genome shotgun sequence genome, one interval contains:
- the LOC144463737 gene encoding uncharacterized protein LOC144463737 — protein MSSLRSLNCPGAAAPCQPSSSVESSSYMEPDPDTATLFPVTRSSVLARRLLRLRAYSRHVGPATRRKREMIPSDRKDAIYWDKRQKNNEAAKRSREKRRLSDLMLESQLLALTEENAQLRAQVLSLQYHSSLSAEKSKAASACATSTASVSALPSISSHSPALFQPVRWGNSSNPGSVLGVRQQDTPIHPFEAKIPCFSSTRGNFHPQSSQNCSTQQGISPLSGPRVLSPRAALETGRSAEAETDAQRHVSSSDDIHSSSDHPASSMPAFLPTSDTLYHASILSYPPRNWLLPRLNHSAVCNNFLLPWRSSYLAPPAVYRGLPLYIQERQGHGLGVEADHQVGFKGRLSSAPAGMSHLGVHLSPDGR, from the coding sequence ATGTCCAGCTTGAGGAGCCTTAACTGCCCCGGGGCAGCAGCTCCGTGCCAGCCCTCCTCCTCGGTCGAAAGCAGCAGCTACATGGAGCCTGATCCAGACACGGCAACCCTCTTCCCGGTGACCCGGTCCTCCGTGCTGGCTCGCCGCCTCCTGCGTTTACGGGCTTACAGCAGACATGTAGGCCCCGCTACTCGCCGCAAGAGGGAGATGATCCCCTCTGACAGGAAAGATGCCATCTATTGGGATAAGCGTCAGAAGAACAACGAGGCGGCCAAGCGGTCCAGGGAGAAGAGGAGGCTGAGCGACCTGATGCTGGAGAGTCAGCTGCTGGCTCTGACTGAGGAGAACGCACAGCTGCGGGCTCAGGTGCTCAGCCTGCAGTATCACAGCAGCCTGAGTGCTGAAAAAAGCAAAGCTGCCTCTGCGTGTGCAACATCCACTGCATCTGTTTCTGCTTTGCCCTCCATATCGAGTCACTCTCCAGCCCTCTTTCAGCCGGTACGCTGGGGCAACAGCAGCAACCCAGGCTCTGTCCTGGGTGTGAGGCAACAAGACACCCCCATCCACCCTTTTGAGGCCAAGATCCCTTGCTTTAGCTCAACTAGGGGGAACTTTCATCCACAGAGTTCTCAAAACTGCAGCACACAACAAGGCATCTCGCCCCTCTCCGGGCCCCGTGTCCTCTCTCCCCGAGCAGCTTTAGAAACCGGGAGGTCAGCAGAGGCAGAGACGGATGCTCAGCGACATGTCTCCTCCAGCGATGACATTCACAGCTCCTCCGATCACCCTGCGTCATCCATGCCAGCGTTTCTGCCCACATCTGACACACTCTACCATGCCTCCATTCTGTCATACCCTCCTAGAAATTGGCTGCTGCCCCGTCTGAATCACTCGGCAGTGTGCAATAATTTTCTGCTGCCTTGGCGGTCCTCCTACCTGGCCCCACCGGCCGTCTACCGCGGCCTGCCTCTCTACATACAGGAGAGACAAGGCCACGGTCTCGGTGTGGAGGCAGATCATCAGGTAGGATTCAAGGGCCGGTTAAGCAGTGCACCGGCGGGGATGTCTCACCTCGGGGTGCACCTCAGTCCTGATGGACGCTAA
- the nfil3-4 gene encoding nuclear factor, interleukin 3 regulated, member 4, whose protein sequence is MESLSSPFHGRQDGDILPVEEEMARKGPPRRKREFIPEEKKDALYWEKRRKNNEAAKRSREKRRMNDYVLETHLMALKEENTRLSAELMAIKLRFGLAHRSAYTAQSNQLQQHIPSSTQPITATSTHHQSLQRDYYWGGRDSSVMPRHQPPHPVFIPAYALHTMRGYSYLNGSVTPGSGLLTPLALPRNLLPSHSSRPGAPLLKPIPTRPASDGEEEQQVPGVLSHSCPAPPRKITSREDRNCSPPRQYILD, encoded by the coding sequence ATGGAGTCCCTGTCGTCACCATTTCATGGACGCCAAGACGGAGATATTTTACCAGTGGAAGAGGAAATGGCACGTAAGGGACCCCCCCGCCGCAAAAGGGAGTTCATACCTGAGGAGAAGAAGGATGCCCTCTACTGGGAGAAACGTCGTAAGAACAACGAGGCAGCCAAACGGTCGcgggagaagaggaggatgaatgACTACGTGCTGGAGACTCATCTCATGGCCCTGAAAGAAGAAAATACCAGGCTTAGCGCTGAATTAATGGCCATCAAGCTGCGCTTTGGCCTGGCTCACCGTTCAGCCTACACTGCTCAGAGTAACCAACTGCAACAGCATATCCCCAGCAGCACCCAGCCTATCACTGCCACCAGCACACACCACCAGTCCCTGCAGAGGGACTACTACTGGGGTGGCAGAGACTCTTCAGTTATGCCAAGACACCAACCACCGCACCCTGTCTTCATCCCTGCATATGCCCTCCATACAATGAGAGGCTATTCATATTTAAACGGGTCTGTTACACCCGGCTCTGGcctcctcactcctcttgccCTCCCTCGAAATCTCCTGCCTTCCCATTCATCCCGTCCTGGAGCTCCACTACTGAAGCCCATTCCTACGAGACCTGCCTCAGAtggggaggaggagcagcaggtcCCAGGGGTGTTGTCCCATTCCTGCCCTGCTCCACCTCGCAAAATCACCTCCAGAGAAGACAGAAACTGCTCCCCACCGAGACAATACATATTAGACTGA